From Mycobacterium cookii:
TAGGCGGTGCAGCGCTTCAGGTTGAGGCCCTCGCGGATGGCCAGTGAGCGCACCGCATGCGCTTTGCCGGGGCCATGCAGGATGTCGCCGACCAGCCGGCCGGTGAAAATGCCGTCGACCGATTCGGCGACGGTGCCCAGTGCGCCGGTGAGTCCGAGGCGGCGGGCGATGGTGATCGCGAGTTCGTACGGCGTGGCCGTGACTAGCCACACCTGTTGGCCGGCGTCGAGGTGCATCTGGGCCAGATCGCGGGTGCCCTCCCAGATCTTCTCGGCGATGATCTCGTCATAGACCTCTTCGCCCAGCCGCATCAGCTCTTCGGTGGGCCGACCCTCGATGAATGCCAGCGCCTTGCGGCGGCCAGCCGCGACGTCGTTGCTGTTCTCCTTGCCCAGCACCTGGAACTTGGCCTGCGCGTAGACGAATCCGAGCACGTCGCGATAGGTGAAGTACTTGCGGGCGGCCAGGCCACGGCCGAAGTGCACCAGCGACGAGCCCTGCACCAAGGTGTTGTCCACGTCGAAGAACGCCGCCGCGGTGAGGTCGACGGGTGGCTGCTCGGGTCCGGACTCGGTGTGCGCGTCGACCAGCGCGCGTTCGGCGCTGGCGTTGGCGGCCAACGTCTCGAACTGCAGGTCAGCAGGGTCAGGTGCTGCGCCGGGGTCGGGTTCGACGGCGTCCGGGCCGTCGGGGGAGCTCACGCGTCAACATTATCCGGCCGCGGGGCGTTCGGGTGGTCGGCGGAGCGGGGCCACTGGCCTAAACCGGAGTCCCTCGGTTGCTTCCCGGCTTCTGGATGAGCAAGTCGTCTTGCTCGTGGCGACGGCAAGACTCGATAAATGCAATCGCCGCATCACGGTCAGTTGAGAACGCGTCAAATTGTTCAGGGGTGATTTCGTAATACTCTTCGTAATCGACGATGCCGTTGCTTACGGGTATCGAGGCGTAGTTGCGGCCTGACGTCGTCTCGACACCGAGGGAGTATCTATCCTCCCTCGAAAAGTACGTATCCTCGAATTTCACCGCCGGCCCTCTTCTGCAGGGAATACGTTGGTAGCGCGATAATCCGGTTCGGGTATTTTCCCGCCGTCGACGACCGCTTCCGATGCGCCGTTGGGCAACTTACCACCTGGAATCCATTGCTCATTCGCACCTGCTTCGTTGCCGGATGGCACCCGCAGATTGAATTGATCTGGATGGTCTATATCGATTCTCACGATGTTGTTCGAGTCGAGAAAGCCCTCCGCCAGGCCCAATGCTTCCTCCACGGCGCGCGGATCTCCGTGGGTCGCACTAATCAACGCGTCTGCTTCGCTCCTCGGCATCACAAACGAAGTTCCATCCTGTTGGGCGATTCCATACTTCGCCAGGTTGCTTTCAGGCATGAACCGAGTCACGCCTTCATGGAACTTGTCGAGATGGTGCTCGATGTACTCGGGGGAGAGGTATTCGCTTGGATGGGGACGACTGCCCTTCGGCATCGCGAGGATCTCATCGCGCTTCTCCTCGGACAGGCCTGGTACGGCCGCGTCATCGCTTCCGTGCTCTTGAATGATGCTGTCGGCGTGACGGGATGGCGTCTCAGGTAGACGCCCGGCAGGAGGAGTCGCTGGCGGGGCGGTGACTCCGGCGTGTGCGGTCGGGGACGACGGCGGCCCGATCGTTCCTCCCTGTGGCGCCGATGTCGGCGCACTGGGATGTCCCGGCTCGACGGGCTTGGAAGCTGTTGTTCCGGGCGGCTTTTGGCCGACCGCGTTCTTCGAATCGGTGAGTCCGTACGGCGGCATCGGCTTTTTGGGCTCCGGTGCGGGAGCCGGCTGTCCGCCTCTGGGCGGTTCGCTGCGCTGGACCGGGTTATGTTGGGGCGGCGCCGCTTCGCCGAGCGGCGCGAACGGATGAAAGTCCTCGGACCGCTCGGCGGTTTCTGCAGCGAGCCGCCCGAGCTTGGGCAGTTTCGACAGGACACCGCCTGGGAGCAGCAACGTCGCGACGTCGAAGACGGATTCGCCCGCGGCCTGGAAGGGGTTGGTATTCCACTCATCCCAGTGCAGTGTGTCCTTGCCGACTTCCTTCCATGAGTCTGCGAGCTTCTGCTCACCGTCCAAGCCGGTCAGTGACTCCGCTTTGTCGACCGCACCAGCGACTGAGCGCCAGAAGCCGTTTGGGTCGAGTACGGCTCGTGCCGGGTTGAAGGTCCAGAAGCTTTCGACCAAGCCTTCGACTTCAGTGAACATCCCCTTGAATATCTGGCCGGCGTGATCCAACGCTCGGCCGACATCGGTGTCGTGTAGGAAGTGGTCCCACTCCTTTTCGGCGTAGCGGGCCATTGTCGACACAATCGTGGTCGCCTCGTGGAGGGGTCTGGCGATCTCCTGACGCAATGCGTCGACCTCGGCGGTGAACTGATCGACGATGATGCGAATGTCGTTGGCGATTTTCCTGATTTCGTCTTCGTCGTCGTCGGTCAGGAACTCCCAGACTTCTTTGATCCCGGTGAGCGGATTGCAGATGCGCGACAACAGATCGAGGATCGCCGCGTGGACGGTGTCGATCTTGGTCGCCAGTGACGTGAGCTGAGTCGCGATCGTGGCGCACTGCTGCAGGATTCCGGCGGCGCTGCGGTTGGCAGCGGAGAATGCCTCGGCAATCGCCGGGCCTTCGGGAATCTGCTGGGCGCCGATGCTGCCTATCGGGCCGACGGACCCGACTATCTCGCCAACTTCGAATTGTGTTCCGGCGCTTGTCCATGCGGCCGCAGCGCTTCGTAGCTTGGCCGAGTCGCCATTCGGCCAGATCATCCCGATGTATTTCGATACCCAGCCCCAGCCTGCCGGTGCGGCCACGCCGTTGCCGACCGCTGACGGCGCGGAGCCGGCCGAGATCGATCCGGTTGGAGGTGGCGCGGGAAGGGGTTGGGCGTGTCCTGAGATGTTCGACCTCGCTTCGGCCGTCGAATAGTTGTGTGCCGAAACCCGCACCCCGTCGCCCAAGCGGCACAATCCATTACGGGTGGTGGCCATCGCCTCCAGCAGCTTGGACGCCGACGCGTTGTAGGTGCGGCCGAACGCTGCCCCAGCTGGGTCGTTGCCGGCCATCCCGTTGCATCCGGCGAGCGCCGTGGTCAGCGTCGAGATGA
This genomic window contains:
- a CDS encoding proline-rich domain-containing protein gives rise to the protein MAPLAVDPEALDGAGVAVISAGDGLASVISTLTTALAGCNGMAGNDPAGAAFGRTYNASASKLLEAMATTRNGLCRLGDGVRVSAHNYSTAEARSNISGHAQPLPAPPPTGSISAGSAPSAVGNGVAAPAGWGWVSKYIGMIWPNGDSAKLRSAAAAWTSAGTQFEVGEIVGSVGPIGSIGAQQIPEGPAIAEAFSAANRSAAGILQQCATIATQLTSLATKIDTVHAAILDLLSRICNPLTGIKEVWEFLTDDDEDEIRKIANDIRIIVDQFTAEVDALRQEIARPLHEATTIVSTMARYAEKEWDHFLHDTDVGRALDHAGQIFKGMFTEVEGLVESFWTFNPARAVLDPNGFWRSVAGAVDKAESLTGLDGEQKLADSWKEVGKDTLHWDEWNTNPFQAAGESVFDVATLLLPGGVLSKLPKLGRLAAETAERSEDFHPFAPLGEAAPPQHNPVQRSEPPRGGQPAPAPEPKKPMPPYGLTDSKNAVGQKPPGTTASKPVEPGHPSAPTSAPQGGTIGPPSSPTAHAGVTAPPATPPAGRLPETPSRHADSIIQEHGSDDAAVPGLSEEKRDEILAMPKGSRPHPSEYLSPEYIEHHLDKFHEGVTRFMPESNLAKYGIAQQDGTSFVMPRSEADALISATHGDPRAVEEALGLAEGFLDSNNIVRIDIDHPDQFNLRVPSGNEAGANEQWIPGGKLPNGASEAVVDGGKIPEPDYRATNVFPAEEGRR
- a CDS encoding HAD family hydrolase codes for the protein MQFETLAANASAERALVDAHTESGPEQPPVDLTAAAFFDVDNTLVQGSSLVHFGRGLAARKYFTYRDVLGFVYAQAKFQVLGKENSNDVAAGRRKALAFIEGRPTEELMRLGEEVYDEIIAEKIWEGTRDLAQMHLDAGQQVWLVTATPYELAITIARRLGLTGALGTVAESVDGIFTGRLVGDILHGPGKAHAVRSLAIREGLNLKRCTAYSDSYNDVPLLSLVGTAVAINPDAALRDYARKRGWEIRDFRTARKAARIGVPSALALGAAGGALAAVASRRQSR